The genomic DNA CCAAACTATCTTCATAGGTTCATCAATACCTGCTTTTATCAGTAATAATATACTTATAATAACTGCAAATATTGGTATAATTGCTCCTCCAGGTATTCTAAAATTTACATCTTTACCAGCATACTTCTTTCTCAATATTAGTACAGCTAGACATGTAGGAATATATTGAATAAATCTAGATACAACACTTATTTGAGATAATGTTGTGAATGAACCCGACCATGCTATTAGTAAAGTTCCTATGACAGATACTATAATTGCTATATAAGGAGCTCCATTTTTATTAGTTTTTCTTATAGACTTAGGCATTAATCCTTGTTCAACCAAAGCAGCAGCAGACCTTGGTGTAAATATGGATGATGCAATATTTATACCTCCAACAGATACTATAGTTCCTATTGTAATTATATACCCGCCTATAGGACCTAACATCTTAATGGCAGCATCTGCAACAGGAGTAGCTGACCCTGCTAAGCCATTACCCAACACCCCTATACTTATTCCCAGTATAAGCATATATATTACTGATACTACAAACATTACCATTACCAATGCTTTAGGTACATTTTTCTTAGGGTTCTCCATATCTTTTGCTGCAACAGCTAAAGATTCAAATCCTGTAAAAGCATAAAATAAAGTTATAGATACTGCTACAAAAGCTGATGACGCACTTTGACCTTTTTGTATTATTACAAATGGGGTAAAATTAGAACCCTTTATAAAGAATAATCCTACAGCTATAAATAAAACTATTGGTAATAATTTTCCTATAGTCATGATATTATTTAAGTGCTTAGATTGTTTCATTCCCATAAAATTTATAATCCCAAGCCCTACAACTAATATACCAATTATTATATTTTTAGTAAGTGGTTCTGCTGCTTGTGGCCATACAGATGATAGTGTTACAGCAAAGAAATTTGCCATAGTAGCCCAAGCAATCATACTAACTATCCACTTCATAAATCCAACTTCAAATCCAACAAAATCTCCAAATGCCTCTTTTGCATAAAGATAGGGCCCTCCATCAGTATCAAACCAACTACCTGCTTCAGCAAAACATAAAGCAATAGAAACAGCTAAAAGCATACAAAAAACTAATACTAATATACTTGCTGGACCTATATCTGTATAAGCATCACCAGGTAACCCGAATATACCTGACCCTATTATTGCATTGATTCCTAATAGTACAATACTCCAAAAACCTAACTTAATGCCTTTTTCCATTGTTATTCCCCCCAAAGCCAACTTAATATATTTATATTTTTTATTTAGATGCTTCTTTAACTATTGCCATAAATATTTTTTTCATATTATCATAATCCCTAGTCATCATTTCTGGATGCCATTGTATCCCTATTACAAACTCACTTCCTTCCTTTTCTATAGCTTCAATTAAACCGTCTTTAGATGTAGCTGAAACAATATATCCCGGTGCTACTTTGTTGACAACTAAGTGATGAAAACTATTAACTAAAACTTCTTTTTCTCCTAATATTTCATATAATTTTGTCCCCTCCTTTATCTGTACTGTATGTGTAGGTACATTAGATAGATGTTGCTGATTGTGTTTAATATAAGCACCTTCAATTAAAGATAAATCTTGATACAAACTACCTCCTTCAGTTACATTTATAATTTGTTCTCCTCTACATATACCTAAAACTGGTTTTTTCATATCTAAAGCATGTTTTAATAATTTCATATCAAAACTATCTCTCTTTGGTGATATTGCCCCCAACTTATTATGAGGTTCTTCTTTCCATATGAGTGGATTTACATCTTGTCCCCCAGATAGTATAAGCGCATCTATATTAGATACCTGTTCCTTTATAATCTCATCATCATATACAATCGGTACAATATATGGTATAGCTTTACACATAACTACTGATTGTATATAATCATTATTTACATAAGCCCTTTCATAGCCAGGAAACATTCCTCCTTCATCAATTAGTAAATTACCTGATATTCCTATTATTGGATATTTCTTTTTAGCCAATTTCTTCACCCCTTAACTTATTTGTGAACAATAAAAAATGCTACTTCTCTTAAAGAGCAAGTAGCATACCAAGATTTTATTTATTTGAACATTATAATTTATTTTAGAAATACTTTTTTTGAATACGAGTAATATAAATAACTTTATTTACTTATATTTTATTTTAATCCTGTTTAGTTTGACTTTTTTAAATTGTTTTAAGTACAACTAATAGGTAAAATAGGCATTTAGATTTTCCTTTTTATCAACCTATTAAATACTGTTTAATATATTTTTTCCCCTTCTATTTAATTCACTTCCCTTTCTACCAGATTCACATATTATCAAATCCAGCTCTTTTAACATATTAAGTATTCCCCTTACCTCACCTTCTGTTATATTGTAGCCTAATTCATTTATTGAATTAACAATACCATTTCTACCTATATTTTTATTAAGATTATTGGCATTTTTTAAACACTCCATTACTAACTTTACTTTCTCTATAGATGTTCTATCCTTTAATATACTTATTTCTTTACTAAAATCTTCAGTTATATTTAATAAGTTATGAGGTAAATCATTTATTAAAATAACATCCTCAGAACTCATAATGTTAATATACATAGCAGTATTTTTTAATTCTCTTATATTACCTGGCCATTCATATGCATTAATAATGTCTTGAACATCTTGACTAATTGCTCTCTTCCTTTTCATAAAATGCTTTAACATAGCTTCTATATCTTCTTTTCGCTCTCTTAAAGGTGGTATATTTATGGGCAATACATTTATCCTATAGTATAAATCTGCTCTAAATCTATCTCCTTTTATCATTTCTAATAAATTTTTATTTGTAGCCGCAATTACTCTAACATCTATATCTATTACATTTTCTCCTCCAACCCTCATTACTTGATTCTCTTGTAATACTCTAAGTAATTTGCTTTGTAAGTATATAGGCATGTCTCCTATTTCATCCAAAAATATAGTTCCATTGTTAGCCTGTTCAAATAATCCTTTTTTACCTCCTTTTAAAGCTCCTGTAAAAGCACCTTCTTCATATCCAAAAAGTTCACTTTCAAGTAAATTTTCTGGCATAGCTGCACAGTTTATCGCAATAAATGGCTGACTATGTCTTGGTGATGCATTATGAATAGACTGAGCCATGAGTTCTTTTCCCGTTCCACTTTCTCCCGTTATAAGAATTGTATAATCAGATTCAGCTATTTTCATACCTAATTTCTTAGTTCTTTCCATCTTCGTTGAAACTGTTTTTATATCATCAAAAGTATATCTAGCAACTTGTCCCTTTTCTCTAAGCTTCTTTGATAGGTTTTGCTCCAATTTTCTTATGTAAGTTATTTCTTGAATACAAAAATAATATCCAGTAACCCTTCCAAAACTCTCTATATTATACTTATTTACGTTTAAGTACTTATTATTAAATTTTATAACTTCATCATGTGCCTTACTCAAACTAAAAATCTTTTTAATATTCTCATTCTCTAATTCATCTATATTTTTCCCTATAATATTACTTTGAATATCTAGTATATCCCCTAAACTATTATTGCAAATAATTATGTTTCCCTTATCTGATACCATTGCCATACCTAAGTTTGATAAATTTATTATGGAATTTAGTTCATCTGCTTTTATAGTAAGTTCTTTGTATTTAGTATTTATTCCTGAATATAAACTAATTATTTCATCTGTATACTTAATTAGCCTTTCAGTAATTTCTTTATCATCCAGTTTGAGTTTTGCTATTATTTGAATAAACGTTGAACTATCAATATACCTATGGCCTAAATCAATAACTTCTTCTATATATTTTGGAACTAAACTTGCCTCTCCTGGCGTTATAGCTATCTTAATATTTCTATATTCTTCATTGGGATTGTATGGTATAAAATTCAGATGATTTATTCCTATATTGTATAAATTAGATATTGTTTCCAATACAGTATGCTTATTATCGTTTACTACTAATACATCTATTCCTTCTGGCAATGAAAATAACTTATATATATCCTTTTGCTTTATACTCCTATTTATAGTTATTATCTTTGAGACATCTTCTACATATTTTTTTATTTTTAATACTCTATCATCTATCATTACCAATATTATGTCATCTTTTATTAATTCCTTCTCTGTTATTTTATTTAAATAATAATTTTTTATCATTACTTTATCTTTAAATATCATTTCTAGATTTTTATTTAAGAAACATTCTAATTTAGACAACCCATCAGTTACTACTGCTATTGTTTTCATTTGATTACTCCTTTTAAAATATACTCTACTCTTTTATAATATACATCTGATTTTCACTTTAACAGCACAAAAAATTGTACATTTAGTATACTAACATATTCCTTTATTAGTTTTATGTCCCTAAATATCATAGTTGCAATATCTATCATATTTCCTAAACTTCTATAGAGCAAAAATTGTGCCAAATTAATAATTTTCTTAATTTTATTCTAAAGTTCCTCAATAGTATTTACAGACTTAGCACTTATAGCTTATAAGTCTTTATATTATTAATCTATTTTTATAGGTTAATTGTACAAATCATATATCACTTTTACCCATTAAATGCATTATAAAAAAGATGGAATAACGATTCGTTACTCCACCTTTTTTGTAATAAAAAATTGTATATATAAACACTATTTACTACTCTTCTAAGTACAAACAGTATCTACATACTATAACCTTTCACCATTAGATTCTATTACTTGTTTATACCAGTCAAAACTCTTTTTCTTAATCCTAGACAAGTCTCCACTTCCATCATCATACTTATCCACGTATATAAACCCATATCTCTTGGCCATCTCACCAGTAGATGCACTTACTAAATCTATACATCCCCATGGAGTATATCCAAATAAATCAACACCATCTTCTACAGCTTCCTTCATTTGCTCTATATGTGCTTTTAAATACTCTATACGATAGTCATCATTTATCACTCCATTAGATTCTTTTTTATCATAAGCTCCTAAACCATTTTCAACTACCATCATAGGTATTCTATATCTATCATAAATTTCATTTAGTGCATATCTAAGCCCTTCAGGGTCTATTTGCCATCCCCATTCACTAGACTTAAGATATGGATTTTTCACTCCACCTAATATGTTGCCACTTGTATTATCTTCTTTAGAATCACTACTTACACATGTAGACATATAATAACTAAATGTATAAAAATCTACACAACCTTCTTTTAAAATTTCTAAATCTCCTTTTTCCATTTTTATTTCAATATTATTTTCTCCAAAATATCTATTCATATAAGTTGGATATTCGCCACGCACTTGTACATCTCCACAGAAATAATTCATTACTCTACTATCTCTTTGAGTTTTAACTGCATCATCTGGATTACAAGTATAAGGATACATTGTTGCAAATATTTGCATACATCCAACTTGATAATTTGAATCTATTTCATGAGCTAACTTAACAGCCTTAGCACTTGCTACAAATTGATGATGTAACCCTTGAAAACGAAGTTGAAGTATATCTACTTGGTTTATAAAATCTGTAGTCCCTTCATTTAATATTCCTTGTGATAAGTAGCCTCCCATAGGCATTGTAGCTGAATTTATTTCATTAAATGTCAGCCAATATTTTACTTTTCCTTTATATCTTTTAAATATTGTTTCACAGTAATTCATATACAAGTCTATTACATCTCTTGAAACCCATCCATTGTATTTCTCTGTTATTGCAAATGGTATTTCATAGTGAGATATTGTTATTAATGGTTCTATATTATATTTTAAACATTCATCTATCACATTTTCATAAAATTTAAGTCCTGCTTCATTTGGTTCTTTCTCCATTCCAGTTGGAAATATTCTAGTCCATGCTATTGAAAATCTAAATACCTTAAATCCCATTTCTGCAAATAAAGCTATATCTTCTTTGTATCTGTGATAAAAATCTATTGCTTCATGACTTGGATAAAATGTTCCTTTTTCTATAACTCTCGTTATTCTTTTACTTACTTTTTGAGAACCTCCAGTACACATATCTGAACAAGAAGGACCTTTCCCATCTAAATTCCATGCTCCTTCACATTGATTTGCTGCTGTTGCTCCACCCCATAAAAAATCTTTTTTAAATGACATACCTATATCCTCCTATTATAATTCTTCACCATTTGATTCTATTACTTTTTTATACCAGGCAAAACTCTTCTTTTTACTGCGTTTTAAAGTTCCATTTCCATCATTATCTTTATCCACATATATAAATCCATAGCGCTTCTTCATTTCTCCAGTACTTGCACTTACTAAGTCAATACATCCCCATGGTGTGTACCCCCATAAATCAACACCATCTAACTCAACAGCATCTATCATGGCTTTTATATGAGCACGTAAATAATCAATTCTATAATCATCATTTATATTTCCATTTTCATCTGGATTATCTACTGCTCCTAGTCCATTTTCAACTATAAATAATGGTTTTTGATAACGGTTATATAAAGAGTTCATAGTTATTCTAAGCCCTAATGGGTCTATTTGCCATCCCCACTCACTTGCATCTAGATATGGATTTTTAAGACTTGCAAAAACATTTCCTTCTGTTAAAATATTTACTTTTGGGTCTGCACTTGTAAGTCTTGATGAGTAATATGAGAACGAAATAAAATCTACTGTGTTCTCTTTAAGTATCTTTTTATCATCTTCTTCCATCACTATATTTATTCCTTTTCTCTCCAATTCTTTTAATGCATATGTTGGATATTCTCCACGAGATTGTACATCTATAAAAAAGTAATTTTCCCTATCTTTTTCTATAGATTTCCATACATCTAGTGGGTTACAAGTATTAGGATAAGTATTTCCTGCTGCTAACATACACCCTATTTTAAATTCTTGATTTATGTTATGTGCTAGTTTAGTAACTAACGCACTCGCAACTAATTGATGATGTGCAGCTTGGTATTTTATTTGTTCTTCATTTTCTCCCTCTTCAATATAGAGACCTGCACCTATAAATGGTAAATGAAGTATCATGTTTATTTCATTAAATGTTAGCCAATACTTTACCTTACCTTTAAACCTTGTAAAAATAACTTCACAGTATTTTACATATAAGTCTACTAGCTTACGATTTCTCCATGCTCCATATTTTTTTACCAAATACATGGGAACATCAAAATGACAGATTGTTACTACTGGTTCTATTCCATACTTTAAACACTCATCAAATAAATCTTCATAGAATTTTAGTCCCTCTTCATTTGGAACATCCTTAACTCCTGTTGGAAATATCCTAGTCCATGCTATTGACATACGATAGCATTTAAATCCCATCTCAGCAAATAATTTTATATCTTCTTTATAATTGTGATACATATCTATTGCTTCATGAGCTGGGTAATAGTGTTCATCATCACATTCAAACATTTTCATTTTCCCAGCCAAAACTGGAAATCTATCTTTTCCTTGCGGTGTAACGTCAACATTAGCTAGACCTCTACCATCTTCTTTATATCCACCTTCACATTGATTTGCTGCTGTTGCTCCACCCCATAAAAAATCTTTTCTAAGTGCCATAATTCTACCTCCAATAATTTATTTATAGTAACTTTATTTTAAAATAAAAATACATATATATAATTCTTAATTAATAGAACTCTCTTTTACGCTAAAACAGTTATCAATTTCTGACTATTATTTACATGCTTTTGTGTATTTTCTACAATATCCACATAATCAGAATAATTAGTAACAACTACTGGTGTTTCTAAGCAATATCCTTCTTTTGAAATACTTTCTATGTCAAAAGTTATTAATGTCTGACCTTTTTTAATCTTATCCCCTTGATTAACAAAAGATTTGAAATATTTACCTTCCAACTGAATAGTATTTAACCCTATATGTATCAATAGTTCACAACCATTATCAGATATAATTCCTATTGCATGTTTTGTTGGAAATAAAGTCATTACAGTCCCATCAAATGGTGCCACTACTTTTCCTTCTTTAGGTGTTATTGCTACACCTTTTCCCAATATACCTGTTGAAAACGCTGCATCTTGTATCTGCTCCAAAGCCTTTACTTCACCTTTTATTGGGCTATATACTACTTCTCTTTTGTTTTTTTCTATAACGCCTTGCCCATTATCATCTTTAGAAATTTCTACTATAGCATCATCTTTCCAAAAAAATAATGTTAAAACAAATCCTACTACAATAGCTACTATTATTGCTATTATAGTTGCATAAACACCTTTCATATCTCCAGTTGTTGGATTTATATAATTAGGTATACCAAATATTCCAAGTCCACCCATTACATAACTTTTTACATTCATTATCCCCATTACAGCTCCTGCCACACCACCACCTACACAGCTATATATGAATGGTGTTTTTCTTGGTAAAGTTATTCCATATATTGCAGGCTCTGTTACACCACATATCCCTGAAATAACTGCAGGTATACACAGCTCTTTTATCTTCTTATCTTTTAATTTAAAGTACATTGCTGCTACTACTGCTGTTTGTGCAAAAGATGG from Clostridioides difficile ATCC 9689 = DSM 1296 includes the following:
- a CDS encoding glycoside hydrolase family 1 protein translates to MSFKKDFLWGGATAANQCEGAWNLDGKGPSCSDMCTGGSQKVSKRITRVIEKGTFYPSHEAIDFYHRYKEDIALFAEMGFKVFRFSIAWTRIFPTGMEKEPNEAGLKFYENVIDECLKYNIEPLITISHYEIPFAITEKYNGWVSRDVIDLYMNYCETIFKRYKGKVKYWLTFNEINSATMPMGGYLSQGILNEGTTDFINQVDILQLRFQGLHHQFVASAKAVKLAHEIDSNYQVGCMQIFATMYPYTCNPDDAVKTQRDSRVMNYFCGDVQVRGEYPTYMNRYFGENNIEIKMEKGDLEILKEGCVDFYTFSYYMSTCVSSDSKEDNTSGNILGGVKNPYLKSSEWGWQIDPEGLRYALNEIYDRYRIPMMVVENGLGAYDKKESNGVINDDYRIEYLKAHIEQMKEAVEDGVDLFGYTPWGCIDLVSASTGEMAKRYGFIYVDKYDDGSGDLSRIKKKSFDWYKQVIESNGERL
- a CDS encoding 6-phospho-beta-glucosidase, translated to MALRKDFLWGGATAANQCEGGYKEDGRGLANVDVTPQGKDRFPVLAGKMKMFECDDEHYYPAHEAIDMYHNYKEDIKLFAEMGFKCYRMSIAWTRIFPTGVKDVPNEEGLKFYEDLFDECLKYGIEPVVTICHFDVPMYLVKKYGAWRNRKLVDLYVKYCEVIFTRFKGKVKYWLTFNEINMILHLPFIGAGLYIEEGENEEQIKYQAAHHQLVASALVTKLAHNINQEFKIGCMLAAGNTYPNTCNPLDVWKSIEKDRENYFFIDVQSRGEYPTYALKELERKGINIVMEEDDKKILKENTVDFISFSYYSSRLTSADPKVNILTEGNVFASLKNPYLDASEWGWQIDPLGLRITMNSLYNRYQKPLFIVENGLGAVDNPDENGNINDDYRIDYLRAHIKAMIDAVELDGVDLWGYTPWGCIDLVSASTGEMKKRYGFIYVDKDNDGNGTLKRSKKKSFAWYKKVIESNGEEL
- a CDS encoding APC family permease encodes the protein MEKGIKLGFWSIVLLGINAIIGSGIFGLPGDAYTDIGPASILVLVFCMLLAVSIALCFAEAGSWFDTDGGPYLYAKEAFGDFVGFEVGFMKWIVSMIAWATMANFFAVTLSSVWPQAAEPLTKNIIIGILVVGLGIINFMGMKQSKHLNNIMTIGKLLPIVLFIAVGLFFIKGSNFTPFVIIQKGQSASSAFVAVSITLFYAFTGFESLAVAAKDMENPKKNVPKALVMVMFVVSVIYMLILGISIGVLGNGLAGSATPVADAAIKMLGPIGGYIITIGTIVSVGGINIASSIFTPRSAAALVEQGLMPKSIRKTNKNGAPYIAIIVSVIGTLLIAWSGSFTTLSQISVVSRFIQYIPTCLAVLILRKKYAGKDVNFRIPGGAIIPIFAVIISILLLIKAGIDEPMKIVWGLGGMIIVVPIYFYMTKVYSKKYNDVEVK
- a CDS encoding sigma-54 interaction domain-containing protein, yielding MKTIAVVTDGLSKLECFLNKNLEMIFKDKVMIKNYYLNKITEKELIKDDIILVMIDDRVLKIKKYVEDVSKIITINRSIKQKDIYKLFSLPEGIDVLVVNDNKHTVLETISNLYNIGINHLNFIPYNPNEEYRNIKIAITPGEASLVPKYIEEVIDLGHRYIDSSTFIQIIAKLKLDDKEITERLIKYTDEIISLYSGINTKYKELTIKADELNSIINLSNLGMAMVSDKGNIIICNNSLGDILDIQSNIIGKNIDELENENIKKIFSLSKAHDEVIKFNNKYLNVNKYNIESFGRVTGYYFCIQEITYIRKLEQNLSKKLREKGQVARYTFDDIKTVSTKMERTKKLGMKIAESDYTILITGESGTGKELMAQSIHNASPRHSQPFIAINCAAMPENLLESELFGYEEGAFTGALKGGKKGLFEQANNGTIFLDEIGDMPIYLQSKLLRVLQENQVMRVGGENVIDIDVRVIAATNKNLLEMIKGDRFRADLYYRINVLPINIPPLRERKEDIEAMLKHFMKRKRAISQDVQDIINAYEWPGNIRELKNTAMYINIMSSEDVILINDLPHNLLNITEDFSKEISILKDRTSIEKVKLVMECLKNANNLNKNIGRNGIVNSINELGYNITEGEVRGILNMLKELDLIICESGRKGSELNRRGKNILNSI